One part of the Spiribacter salinus M19-40 genome encodes these proteins:
- a CDS encoding radical SAM protein, producing MNQPAEQKRYFLNPDKFRDPNVTADGQPRATVTLRTLETLWINTGTLCNLECRNCYIESSPSNDRLVYITHEEVCDYLNEIERESLGTTTIAFTGGEPFLNPDMLPILETCLTRGYTVLLLTNATKPIMRPRVQRGLKALRDTHGERLTLRVSIDHFDPHWHELERGTDTFEPVVEGLRWLTDEGFQIDIAGRLFAGDDEATMRAGYTRLFQDRGIALNAEDPGKLVLFPEMDARLDAPEVTTACWQKLGKHPDQMMCSSSRMIVKRKGAERPSVIACTLLPYDERFELGHTLTDAQQTVPLNHPHCAQFCVLGGASCSG from the coding sequence ATGAACCAGCCCGCCGAGCAGAAACGCTATTTCCTCAACCCCGACAAGTTCCGCGATCCGAACGTCACCGCAGATGGTCAGCCCCGCGCGACCGTTACACTGCGCACCCTTGAGACGCTGTGGATTAACACCGGCACCCTTTGCAATCTCGAATGTCGTAACTGCTACATCGAGTCATCACCAAGCAATGACCGACTCGTCTACATCACCCATGAGGAGGTCTGCGACTACCTCAATGAGATCGAGCGCGAGTCACTGGGCACCACCACGATCGCCTTCACCGGGGGTGAGCCGTTCCTCAACCCGGATATGCTGCCGATCCTTGAGACCTGTCTGACGCGCGGTTATACAGTATTACTGCTGACCAACGCCACCAAACCCATCATGCGCCCGCGGGTGCAGCGCGGACTGAAAGCGCTGCGGGATACGCATGGCGAGCGCCTGACGCTGCGGGTGTCCATCGATCACTTCGACCCGCACTGGCATGAACTCGAGCGCGGCACAGACACCTTTGAGCCGGTGGTTGAGGGGTTGCGCTGGCTGACCGATGAGGGCTTTCAAATCGATATCGCCGGGCGGCTGTTCGCGGGTGATGACGAAGCGACAATGCGCGCGGGCTACACGCGACTGTTCCAGGACCGGGGCATTGCCTTGAACGCCGAGGATCCCGGCAAACTGGTGCTCTTTCCGGAAATGGATGCCCGACTGGACGCCCCCGAGGTCACGACGGCGTGCTGGCAAAAGCTCGGTAAGCATCCGGACCAGATGATGTGCTCGAGCTCGCGGATGATCGTCAAGCGCAAGGGCGCCGAGCGCCCGAGTGTCATCGCCTGCACGCTGCTGCCCTATGACGAGCGCTTCGAGCTGGGCCACACGCTCACCGATGCCCAGCAGACCGTTCCCCTCAATCACCCGCACTGTGCGCAATTCTGCGTGCTGGGCGGCGCCAGCTGCAGCGGCTAG
- a CDS encoding Brp/Blh family beta-carotene 15,15'-dioxygenase yields MSATERLPAFWLFPVGLVLALGFSSLPGQWPLYAVLAIGVMVFGLPHGSLDTAVAKQHLGVTQPARLALFFAAYLGLGALVLAIWWQIPTVALAAFLLYSAVHFGDDVSARLGRLGATGYGLWLLSLPLVLRPADVLPLFEALGAGNAPVILATAPWALGIGGILLAVGLYQSPNRAMSDWRDPALLALGAAMLHPLAYFVAYFCFLHSPRHLELAARDLGLYSWRDRLAAVAPTTLATYALVAAAVPFLIGLPMDAMLLRLVFITLAALTVPHMILELIASPRRQA; encoded by the coding sequence ATGAGCGCAACCGAGCGCCTACCGGCATTCTGGCTATTCCCGGTGGGACTGGTACTGGCACTGGGTTTCTCATCACTCCCCGGTCAATGGCCGCTTTATGCCGTGCTCGCCATTGGGGTGATGGTGTTTGGACTGCCCCATGGCAGCCTCGATACCGCCGTCGCCAAACAGCATCTGGGTGTCACCCAACCGGCGCGTCTTGCTCTGTTCTTTGCGGCCTACCTCGGCCTTGGCGCCCTGGTGCTGGCTATCTGGTGGCAGATCCCCACAGTGGCGCTCGCCGCCTTCCTGCTTTATTCCGCCGTGCATTTCGGCGATGACGTCAGTGCCCGCCTCGGTCGGCTAGGGGCAACAGGTTACGGCCTCTGGCTCCTCTCGCTGCCGCTGGTGCTCCGGCCGGCGGATGTCCTGCCGCTGTTCGAGGCACTGGGCGCAGGGAACGCGCCGGTCATCCTCGCAACTGCGCCCTGGGCCCTGGGTATCGGGGGCATCCTGCTGGCCGTCGGGCTTTATCAAAGCCCAAATCGTGCAATGAGTGATTGGCGTGACCCGGCTCTGCTCGCGCTGGGGGCCGCGATGCTTCACCCCCTCGCCTACTTCGTGGCGTATTTCTGTTTTCTTCACAGCCCGCGGCATCTGGAGCTGGCAGCCCGTGACCTGGGGCTTTACAGCTGGCGTGACCGTCTGGCCGCGGTGGCGCCCACGACACTCGCCACCTATGCGCTCGTGGCAGCGGCTGTCCCTTTTCTGATCGGACTACCCATGGATGCAATGCTTCTGCGGCTCGTCTTTATTACACTGGCGGCATTGACGGTGCCACACATGATTCTGGAACTCATCGCGAGTCCGCGCCGTCAGGCTTGA
- a CDS encoding DMT family transporter, with protein MTERSSTKLACAGLTATGFFWALNTVIGRGTVGEIPPVALAFWRWTLAFLTLQIGLGIPVIAPFFLAESALGGLHLPRFENLWIYLIIAIGPSLLAYQFWNNGVRRIGASRAALFLYLIPVFAAALGYFILDERLAVFHAAGGSLIFAGLLLATRTKSLRTSARSRCQIIQTRPISESISCIDQPA; from the coding sequence GTGACAGAGCGCTCAAGCACCAAGCTCGCTTGCGCTGGGCTCACCGCCACGGGATTTTTCTGGGCCCTGAACACCGTTATTGGTCGAGGCACCGTTGGTGAAATCCCACCGGTGGCGCTGGCGTTCTGGCGCTGGACCCTCGCGTTTCTCACCCTGCAGATCGGCCTGGGCATTCCCGTAATTGCGCCATTTTTCCTGGCGGAAAGTGCCCTTGGCGGCCTGCACCTGCCCCGGTTCGAGAACCTGTGGATTTATCTGATCATCGCGATTGGCCCGAGCCTCCTCGCCTACCAGTTCTGGAACAACGGCGTACGGCGCATCGGCGCTTCCCGGGCGGCGCTGTTTTTGTATTTGATTCCGGTCTTTGCCGCGGCGCTGGGGTATTTCATCCTCGATGAGCGACTGGCCGTGTTTCACGCCGCTGGCGGCAGCCTGATCTTCGCCGGGCTACTCCTCGCGACGCGCACCAAATCGTTGCGGACATCCGCGAGAAGTCGCTGTCAGATCATTCAGACACGACCGATCAGCGAGAGTATTTCATGCATCGACCAACCGGCCTGA
- a CDS encoding MFS transporter, which produces MAVSTPRERMNVAILAASQALFLMTAVTVMTLSGMVGQQLTPSPALATLPIALMQVGTLVATFPASMLMKRIGRRTGFMLGAGGGGVTGAALAAYGIAESSFLLFNLGNLLLGVYQAFAMYYRFAAADCASASFRSRAISLVLAGGVIAAILGPINANHGQLLWGAHPEAGPYLILVGLTLIATLLVGGLRVPPASEPGAAEPQRDLGQIARQGAFRVALIAAAIGYAVMILVMTATPLAMQQAGYSMGDAALVMQWHVLGMFAPSFFTGTLIARFGVLNILLTGGLLLALSATVAISGQAVPQYWLALLLLGVGWNFLFIGGSTLLTQTHTPAERGKVQGLNDLVIFSLVAFGSLMAGALLHHLGWIGLNLSVLPFVLITLLATSWLRFGAPAEPRPVERAG; this is translated from the coding sequence ATGGCCGTCTCCACACCCCGTGAACGGATGAACGTCGCCATCCTCGCCGCCAGTCAGGCATTGTTCCTGATGACTGCGGTCACCGTGATGACCCTGAGTGGCATGGTCGGCCAGCAGCTCACACCGAGTCCGGCACTCGCCACCCTGCCGATTGCACTGATGCAGGTCGGCACGCTGGTCGCCACCTTCCCGGCCTCAATGCTGATGAAACGCATCGGGCGGCGTACCGGATTCATGCTGGGCGCCGGTGGCGGTGGCGTGACGGGTGCCGCCCTCGCGGCTTACGGGATCGCCGAGAGCAGCTTCCTGCTCTTTAACCTGGGCAATTTGCTACTTGGGGTCTACCAGGCATTTGCGATGTACTACCGCTTCGCTGCAGCCGACTGCGCGAGTGCGAGCTTTCGCAGTCGGGCGATCTCACTGGTGCTGGCCGGTGGTGTCATCGCGGCGATCCTCGGGCCCATTAACGCCAACCACGGGCAACTGCTCTGGGGGGCTCATCCCGAGGCGGGCCCCTACCTCATCCTGGTCGGTCTGACCCTGATCGCTACACTGCTCGTCGGGGGGCTGCGCGTGCCGCCGGCCAGTGAACCGGGCGCGGCGGAGCCACAGCGCGATCTCGGGCAGATCGCCCGCCAAGGCGCCTTTCGGGTGGCATTGATTGCAGCGGCCATTGGTTATGCCGTCATGATCCTCGTGATGACCGCCACGCCGCTCGCCATGCAGCAGGCAGGCTACTCGATGGGGGATGCCGCGCTGGTCATGCAGTGGCATGTCCTTGGCATGTTCGCACCGTCGTTTTTCACGGGCACGCTGATCGCGCGCTTTGGCGTGCTCAATATCCTGCTGACCGGCGGCCTGCTGCTTGCGCTGAGCGCCACGGTTGCGATCAGCGGCCAGGCCGTGCCGCAGTACTGGCTCGCCCTGCTGTTGCTCGGGGTGGGGTGGAATTTCCTGTTCATCGGCGGCAGCACCCTGCTCACACAGACCCACACGCCGGCCGAGCGCGGAAAAGTCCAGGGCCTGAACGATCTGGTGATCTTCTCCCTGGTAGCGTTTGGCTCGCTCATGGCTGGGGCCCTGCTGCATCACCTGGGCTGGATCGGACTGAACTTGAGCGTGCTGCCGTTCGTTCTGATCACACTGCTGGCCACGAGCTGGCTGCGCTTTGGCGCACCGGCCGAGCCCCGGCCCGTGGAGAGAGCCGGGTGA
- the panD gene encoding aspartate 1-decarboxylase, with the protein MTISVLQAKIHRATVTDANLAYEGSITIDPILLEASGLVAFQQVHVYNITNGNRFETYIITGTPGAGEITINGAAAHLAGAGDKVIIAAYAQVSAAAAQDWEPTLVFVDDQNRQKSLTH; encoded by the coding sequence ATGACGATTTCCGTACTGCAGGCAAAGATCCATCGGGCCACGGTGACCGATGCCAATCTGGCGTACGAAGGCAGCATCACCATTGACCCGATCCTGCTCGAGGCCAGCGGGCTTGTGGCGTTTCAGCAGGTGCATGTCTACAACATCACCAATGGCAACCGTTTTGAGACCTACATCATCACGGGCACACCCGGTGCGGGTGAGATTACGATCAACGGCGCGGCAGCCCACCTCGCCGGCGCCGGCGACAAGGTCATCATTGCGGCCTACGCCCAGGTCAGCGCCGCGGCGGCGCAGGATTGGGAGCCCACGCTGGTGTTTGTCGACGATCAAAACCGCCAGAAATCACTGACCCATTGA
- a CDS encoding lycopene cyclase family protein, which translates to MKSVDLAFIGLGAAAMSLATRLADAGHSASAVFIEPDADPGDDRTWCGWGPNDHPFSERVTRRWYGWAVSAEGETVITGRPDIPYEMLRVSEVRAHAHAAIAQREDWAILTGRAMVEAHRQTDGWVLVLDNGETIQARWVLDARPPALTLRRPWVWQSFVGLELSGHDFGEDHIVRLMDFVNDDAPLATFVYELPIARDRRLVELTRFTPEPANLEHLRDQLDGLLAERGWDRAHIERVEQSHLPMAAIPPDAHDQWIRIGTAGGSMRPATGYAFHAIQAWADQCAAAMRQGGEPIPPRRAALLDWLDGVFLESLWQAPDVAGQRFTRLFQRTPPAALTRFLMARASALDILQVLRALPMRPMLKAAFRRGWRRT; encoded by the coding sequence ATGAAATCCGTTGATTTAGCCTTTATTGGCCTTGGCGCCGCGGCAATGAGTCTGGCCACACGCCTGGCCGACGCCGGTCACAGCGCCAGTGCTGTTTTTATTGAACCCGATGCCGACCCCGGCGATGACCGCACCTGGTGTGGTTGGGGACCAAATGATCACCCCTTCTCCGAGCGCGTCACACGCCGCTGGTACGGCTGGGCGGTGAGTGCTGAAGGTGAGACGGTGATCACCGGCCGTCCGGACATCCCTTATGAAATGCTGCGCGTGAGTGAGGTGCGCGCCCATGCCCACGCGGCCATCGCCCAACGCGAGGATTGGGCCATCCTGACCGGCCGCGCGATGGTCGAGGCGCACCGCCAAACCGACGGCTGGGTGCTGGTGCTCGATAACGGCGAGACCATCCAGGCGCGCTGGGTGCTCGATGCCCGACCGCCCGCCCTTACGCTACGCCGCCCGTGGGTATGGCAAAGCTTTGTGGGCCTTGAGCTCAGTGGGCATGACTTTGGGGAGGATCACATCGTGCGGCTCATGGATTTTGTGAACGACGATGCGCCGCTCGCCACATTCGTCTATGAACTGCCCATTGCCCGTGATCGGCGGTTGGTGGAGCTCACTCGGTTCACCCCGGAGCCAGCGAATCTCGAGCATCTCCGTGACCAGCTGGATGGTCTGCTCGCTGAGCGGGGTTGGGATCGCGCACACATCGAGCGGGTTGAACAAAGTCACCTACCCATGGCCGCCATACCGCCGGATGCCCATGATCAGTGGATTCGGATCGGGACGGCCGGGGGCAGCATGCGCCCGGCGACCGGTTATGCGTTTCACGCCATCCAGGCCTGGGCTGATCAATGTGCCGCGGCGATGCGCCAGGGCGGCGAACCGATACCACCCCGACGTGCCGCGCTACTCGACTGGCTCGACGGTGTCTTTCTGGAATCACTCTGGCAAGCGCCCGACGTCGCTGGACAGCGATTTACCCGGCTTTTCCAGCGAACGCCCCCAGCCGCGCTCACTCGCTTTCTCATGGCTCGGGCCAGTGCCCTTGATATACTGCAGGTGCTGCGCGCATTACCCATGCGCCCGATGCTGAAAGCCGCTTTTCGGCGGGGATGGAGACGGACATGA
- a CDS encoding TVP38/TMEM64 family protein: protein MTDALPPTAKVRHWGRYALLAGVAIAIVTGIMLRDEFSREALSGWLDGLGPWAGAVFMLAYAAGAVAFLPGLVFTITGGALFGPVLGTLFSLVGATTGATLAFLAARHGAGDWVAQRTGKRLDRLQAGIDREGWRFVALVRLVPIVPFNLLNYALGLTRLRLGTYVLTSFIAMAPGALAYVWVGHAGRQAVAGGGNVLQSIGIALGLIAAIAFIPRLIRSLRGPVEPAAPDAPDNPPDRERTDR from the coding sequence ATGACCGATGCACTCCCGCCCACGGCCAAGGTGCGCCATTGGGGCCGCTACGCGCTGCTCGCGGGCGTGGCCATTGCGATTGTCACCGGCATCATGCTGCGCGATGAATTCAGCCGCGAGGCGCTCTCTGGCTGGCTGGATGGACTGGGGCCCTGGGCCGGTGCCGTATTCATGCTGGCCTACGCGGCGGGTGCCGTGGCCTTCCTGCCCGGGCTGGTGTTCACGATTACAGGCGGTGCGCTGTTCGGGCCCGTTCTGGGCACCCTATTCAGTCTGGTGGGTGCAACAACCGGTGCCACGCTGGCGTTTCTGGCGGCTCGGCATGGCGCGGGCGACTGGGTCGCCCAGCGCACCGGCAAACGCCTTGACCGACTGCAGGCCGGTATTGATCGCGAGGGATGGCGTTTCGTTGCGCTGGTGCGACTGGTGCCGATCGTCCCATTCAACCTGCTGAACTACGCCCTTGGCCTCACCCGACTGCGCCTTGGCACCTATGTGCTGACAAGTTTTATCGCCATGGCACCGGGAGCGCTGGCCTACGTCTGGGTGGGCCATGCGGGGCGCCAGGCCGTTGCAGGGGGCGGGAACGTTCTTCAGAGTATTGGGATCGCTTTGGGGCTTATCGCCGCCATTGCCTTCATCCCACGGCTGATCCGCAGCCTGCGCGGGCCAGTTGAGCCCGCGGCACCCGATGCCCCCGACAACCCGCCGGACAGGGAGCGAACCGATCGATGA
- a CDS encoding ATP-binding cassette domain-containing protein, with the protein MSLIRLEGIELSVGGPPLLANAELAIEPGERICVVGRNGVGKSTLLRLIDGSIEPDAGRIRCDEGVIVSRLEQAVPSGLGGSVFEVVTDGLGELGRLLARHHALAEAMAAGGADATDATEMADVQAQIEAGGGWEVEQRVESVLSRFELPADVPFDSLSGGLRRRVLLARAAVRNPDVLLLDEPTNHLDIEAITWLEGFIRDFPGSVVFVTHDRAFLQAVASRIVEIDRGELTSWPGDYANYLRRKEERAHAEAVEQARFDKKLKQEEAWIRQGIKARRTRNEGRVRALQAMRATRAERRSQPGNAKLTMAESERSGKLVIEAEHVDYTVAGHVLARDFSTRILRGDRVGIIGPNGAGKTTLLRLLLGEQTPDAGRVRLGTGLQVAYFDQHRAALDDTRTARENVAGGDEFIDLGDGKRRHVMGYLQDFLFSPDRANAPITRLSGGERNRLLLAQLFARPSNLLVLDEPTNDLDVETLELLEERLTDYPGTLLLVSHDRAFLDNAVTSVLVPEGGGQIGEYVGGYTDWLRQGRQRNPRKATSHGQEAGGTSGSERPAAGKKRKLSYKDARALETLPGEIESLEDQLAAATARVNDPALYQEEAATIEAATQAVTDIEAELSAAYSRWEALEAQRDSMGQ; encoded by the coding sequence ATGAGCCTCATCCGTCTTGAGGGCATCGAATTGTCGGTGGGTGGCCCCCCATTGCTTGCCAACGCCGAGCTCGCCATTGAGCCGGGTGAGCGGATCTGCGTTGTCGGGCGGAATGGCGTGGGCAAATCCACGCTGCTTCGGCTCATTGATGGCTCCATCGAACCCGATGCCGGGCGAATCCGCTGTGATGAGGGCGTCATCGTCTCGCGCCTCGAGCAAGCGGTGCCCAGCGGCTTGGGCGGGAGTGTCTTTGAGGTGGTCACGGACGGCCTGGGTGAGCTGGGACGCTTGCTGGCGCGCCATCATGCCCTGGCGGAGGCCATGGCGGCCGGCGGCGCCGATGCCACCGATGCCACCGAGATGGCGGATGTCCAGGCGCAAATCGAGGCCGGCGGCGGCTGGGAGGTTGAGCAGCGTGTCGAATCCGTTTTGAGCCGTTTCGAGCTTCCCGCCGATGTCCCGTTTGACTCACTGTCGGGCGGTTTACGCCGGCGGGTGCTGCTGGCGCGCGCAGCGGTGCGCAACCCGGATGTCCTGCTGCTTGACGAGCCGACGAACCACCTGGATATCGAGGCCATCACCTGGCTTGAGGGCTTTATTCGGGACTTCCCCGGTAGTGTGGTCTTTGTCACCCATGATCGGGCGTTCCTGCAGGCCGTGGCGAGCCGGATCGTCGAGATCGACCGTGGTGAGCTCACCAGTTGGCCGGGCGATTACGCCAACTATTTGCGCCGCAAGGAAGAGCGCGCCCACGCTGAAGCGGTTGAACAGGCGCGTTTTGACAAGAAGCTCAAGCAGGAAGAGGCCTGGATCCGGCAGGGCATCAAGGCCCGGCGAACGCGCAACGAAGGCCGTGTACGTGCCCTGCAGGCCATGCGGGCCACCCGCGCCGAGCGCCGCAGCCAGCCAGGTAACGCCAAGCTGACCATGGCGGAGTCCGAGCGCTCCGGCAAACTCGTCATCGAGGCCGAGCACGTGGACTACACGGTCGCTGGGCATGTGCTGGCGCGCGATTTCAGCACCCGCATCCTGCGGGGCGATCGGGTGGGCATCATTGGCCCCAACGGTGCGGGTAAAACCACCCTGTTACGGCTGCTACTGGGCGAGCAGACGCCTGATGCGGGTCGGGTCCGACTGGGTACCGGGCTGCAGGTGGCGTACTTCGATCAGCACCGGGCGGCGCTGGATGACACGCGTACGGCCCGGGAGAACGTCGCCGGAGGAGATGAGTTCATTGATCTGGGCGATGGCAAACGCCGTCATGTGATGGGATATCTGCAGGATTTTCTTTTCTCGCCCGACCGGGCGAATGCGCCGATCACGCGCTTATCCGGGGGCGAGCGTAATCGCCTGCTGCTCGCGCAGCTGTTTGCCAGGCCCTCGAACCTGCTCGTGCTTGATGAGCCGACCAACGATCTTGATGTCGAAACCCTTGAGCTGCTCGAAGAGCGCCTGACCGACTATCCCGGCACGTTACTGCTTGTCTCCCATGACCGGGCATTTCTCGACAATGCGGTGACCAGCGTGCTGGTGCCTGAGGGCGGCGGGCAGATTGGTGAGTATGTCGGGGGCTATACCGACTGGCTGCGACAGGGCCGTCAGCGCAACCCGCGCAAGGCGACCAGTCACGGTCAAGAGGCGGGCGGCACCAGCGGATCCGAGCGGCCGGCGGCGGGTAAAAAGCGCAAGTTGAGCTACAAAGACGCCCGGGCACTCGAGACGCTGCCCGGCGAGATTGAATCACTGGAGGACCAGCTTGCAGCAGCCACCGCCCGGGTTAATGACCCTGCGCTGTATCAGGAAGAGGCGGCAACGATTGAGGCGGCGACGCAGGCCGTCACCGACATTGAGGCCGAGCTTTCCGCAGCCTATAGCCGCTGGGAGGCCCTTGAGGCGCAGCGAGACTCAATGGGTCAGTGA
- a CDS encoding DUF3047 domain-containing protein, with product MHRPTGLSLICMAMALGSTAIAADEQVFQPADIAHWAPHSFAGDTDYALEETREGEVLVADCREGTASGLFYRESIDLTQTPVIEWRWRVLDPISAGDPETKAGDDYAARIYAVDEHAILRWRTRALNYVSTTRQPKGADWANRYASQARMIAVDNAGGQADGWQTHRRNLREDFQRFHDREVDTIEALAIMTDCDDTGETARAQYGTIRLRPE from the coding sequence ATGCATCGACCAACCGGCCTGAGCCTGATATGCATGGCCATGGCGCTCGGGAGCACAGCAATCGCGGCCGATGAGCAGGTCTTCCAGCCCGCCGACATCGCTCACTGGGCGCCTCATTCGTTCGCGGGCGACACGGACTATGCCCTCGAGGAGACGAGAGAAGGCGAGGTACTGGTCGCCGACTGTCGCGAGGGCACGGCCTCGGGCTTGTTCTACCGGGAGTCCATTGATCTGACCCAAACCCCGGTGATCGAGTGGCGCTGGCGAGTCCTGGACCCAATCAGTGCGGGTGACCCGGAGACCAAGGCCGGTGATGACTATGCAGCACGGATTTATGCCGTTGACGAGCATGCGATCCTGCGCTGGCGAACTCGTGCCCTGAATTATGTTTCAACCACACGTCAGCCAAAAGGCGCAGACTGGGCGAACCGTTACGCGAGTCAGGCCCGGATGATCGCCGTGGACAATGCTGGCGGGCAGGCCGATGGCTGGCAGACGCATCGGCGCAACTTGCGCGAAGACTTCCAGCGCTTTCATGACCGGGAGGTCGACACCATTGAGGCGCTTGCCATCATGACCGACTGCGACGATACGGGTGAGACCGCTCGGGCGCAGTACGGCACCATTCGCTTACGCCCGGAGTAG
- a CDS encoding dihydrolipoyl dehydrogenase family protein, giving the protein MDSPHDLVVIGGGVGGLVTASVAGQLGLDVVLIEREPALGGDCLHSGCVPSKTLIRSAGVAHTAREAGRFGVDATVGDVDLTRVMARVHEVIAHIQHHDDPDRFRGYGVDVRFGEAHFVDSHTVAVKGEWVRGRRFVIATGSKPAIPPIPGIETIPYLTNETVFKAQTLPERLAVVGGGAIGIELAQAFSRLGSRVTVIEAGERILPKDDPMLTEALQAHLQSEGITIHTATPVTGARPGASARTAMLELGETGETLEVDEVLIAAGRQPNISALDPETAGLDLNANGTLQVDARLRTSQRHIYACGDCVGPFPFTHMAEYQAGIIISNAIFRLPRKVDYRAVPWVTYTDPELAHVGMTGAEAERAGIEHELAVFPVADVDRAIAEGCTVGELRLRIAKGRIIGASLLAPHAGELIHELALAVTERIPLRKLASMVHAYPTLAQITKRAAGAHYSPQLFSARTRWLVKWINRLLP; this is encoded by the coding sequence ATGGATTCACCGCATGACCTGGTGGTTATCGGCGGCGGCGTCGGCGGGCTTGTTACGGCAAGTGTTGCCGGGCAGCTCGGTCTGGATGTGGTTTTGATTGAGCGCGAGCCGGCCCTGGGCGGTGACTGCCTGCACTCTGGCTGTGTCCCCAGCAAGACATTGATCCGAAGCGCTGGCGTGGCCCACACGGCACGCGAGGCCGGGCGCTTCGGTGTAGACGCGACTGTTGGCGATGTCGATTTGACTCGGGTTATGGCCCGCGTGCACGAGGTTATTGCGCATATCCAGCACCACGATGATCCGGATCGCTTCCGCGGATACGGCGTGGACGTGCGCTTTGGCGAGGCCCACTTTGTCGACAGCCACACGGTGGCGGTAAAAGGGGAATGGGTCCGCGGTCGGCGATTCGTGATTGCCACCGGGTCCAAGCCAGCAATACCGCCCATCCCGGGCATCGAGACGATTCCCTACCTGACCAACGAGACGGTGTTCAAGGCGCAGACGTTGCCTGAGCGCCTAGCGGTGGTCGGTGGGGGGGCCATCGGTATCGAACTGGCGCAGGCATTCTCCCGGCTCGGGAGTCGGGTCACGGTCATTGAGGCCGGTGAGCGCATCCTGCCCAAAGATGACCCGATGCTCACCGAGGCGCTGCAAGCCCACCTGCAAAGCGAGGGCATCACGATTCACACGGCCACGCCGGTGACCGGTGCGCGCCCAGGTGCCAGCGCGAGGACCGCGATGCTGGAGCTGGGCGAAACCGGTGAGACGCTCGAGGTCGATGAAGTCCTCATTGCGGCAGGACGCCAGCCGAACATCAGCGCACTCGACCCGGAAACGGCCGGGCTTGATCTGAATGCCAATGGCACGCTGCAGGTTGACGCGCGTCTTCGCACCAGCCAGCGCCATATTTATGCCTGCGGTGATTGTGTGGGGCCATTTCCGTTCACGCACATGGCCGAATATCAGGCCGGGATCATCATCAGCAACGCGATCTTTCGTCTGCCTCGCAAGGTCGATTACCGTGCCGTGCCGTGGGTGACCTACACCGATCCGGAACTCGCCCATGTCGGCATGACCGGGGCTGAGGCCGAGCGCGCGGGCATCGAACACGAGCTGGCGGTTTTCCCGGTAGCGGACGTCGATCGTGCGATTGCTGAGGGCTGCACTGTGGGTGAGCTGCGTCTGCGGATAGCGAAAGGCCGCATCATTGGGGCAAGCCTGCTCGCGCCCCATGCGGGTGAGCTGATCCATGAACTGGCCCTTGCCGTCACTGAGCGAATTCCGCTGCGCAAACTCGCCAGTATGGTCCACGCCTACCCGACACTTGCGCAGATAACCAAGCGAGCTGCTGGCGCGCATTACAGTCCACAGCTCTTTTCGGCCAGGACACGCTGGCTGGTGAAATGGATTAACCGGCTGCTGCCATGA